From Serinus canaria isolate serCan28SL12 chromosome 26, serCan2020, whole genome shotgun sequence, one genomic window encodes:
- the RASSF5 gene encoding ras association domain-containing protein 5 isoform X4, with protein MTIGSSMSSGYCSLDEDLEDCFFTAKTSFFRSAHSKVPAKNVSQTVEEEKPEPPTIQEIKQKIEKYNAKVTNCLLMKLNDDGTYTGFIKVHLKLRRPVTVPAGIRPQSIYDALKEVNLAEMTDKRTSFYLPLDAIKQLHISSTTTVSEVIQGLLKKFMVVDNPQKFALFKEMRKDGQVLFQKLPLTEYPLYLRLLAGPDTDVLSFVLKENETGEVEWDAFSIPELQNFLMILDKEEKDKIQQVHKKYERFKQRLQQTLKEARGKPG; from the exons ATGACCATCGGCAGCAGCATGAGCAGCGGCTACTGCAGCTTGGATGAAGACCTCGAGGATTGCTTTTTCACGGCCAAAACCTCCTTCTTCCGCAGCGCGCACAGCAAGGTCCCTGCCAAG AATGTGTCACAAActgtggaagaagaaaaacctgAGCCTCCAACCATCCAGGAGATCAAACAGAAGATTGAAAAGTACAATGCAAAGGTCACCAACTGCCTGCTGATGAAACTG AACGATGATGGGACCTACACGGGGTTCATCAAGGTGCACCTGAAGCTGCGGCGCCCGGTGACGGTGCCGGCCGGGATCCGGCCCCAGTCCATCTACGATGCCCTCAAGGAGGTGAACCTGGCTGAGATGACAGACAAGAGGACCTCCTTCTACCTGCCCCTGGATGCCATCAAGCAGCTGCACATCAGCAGCACCACCACGGTGAGCGAGGTGATCCAGGGGCTGCTGAAGAAGTTCATGGTGGTGGATAACCCCCAGAAGTTTGCACTTTTCAAGGAGATGAGGAAAGATGGGCAAG TGCTCTTCCAGAAGCTTCCTCTGACCGAGTACCCCCTGTACCTGCGGCTGCTGGCGGGCCCTGACACCGATGTGCTGAGCTTTGTGCTGAAGGAAAACGAAACGGGGGAAGTTGAG tggGACGCCttctccatcccagagctgcagaacttCCTGATGATCCTGGACAAAGAGGAGAAGGACAAAATCCAGCAAGTGCACAAGAAGTACGAGAGGTTCAAACAGAGACTGCAACAGACCCTGAAAGAGGCCAGAGGCAAGCCTGGATAA